The following coding sequences lie in one Pseudorca crassidens isolate mPseCra1 chromosome 2, mPseCra1.hap1, whole genome shotgun sequence genomic window:
- the ZNF648 gene encoding zinc finger protein 648, with translation MAQVDPQDGQGEASPLCSYDPRMLRMNLESEDEDHGQAGDKEGTGDTRQWAHSRLSSQGTQDKTDLPRQHPFHKKEEKFSDSFSAGVVGKKPMAMPRKKASWERDESKITLTQDSPRASTTPSGLPSSFSHKGFGQVQPPRDPLPAGNDGDWRANLDTALGIPSNFPGSGRYYCAQKGVDKSPDSSSPACVPKAAGSWDPSTQETHIPAQGSATPANLAAEALAKVRKGFKDQNPAGAGEGGQREACPHKRRWGGQAFQKPPGAKPYACELCGKVYSHRGTLQQHQRVHSGERPYRCPFCDKAYTWSSDHRKHIRTHTGEKPYPCPDCGKAFVRSSDLRKHQRNMHSNDKPFPCAECGLTFNKPLSLLRHQRTHLGEKPFRCPTCDRQFAVASRMMEHQRVHSGERPFPCPTCGKCFTKSSNLIEHQTLHTGQRPFKCADCGVAFAQPSRLARHQRIHTGERPFPCAQCGQAFARSSTLKRHQQIHSGKKGFLCAECGRAFRIASELAQHIWVHNGERPYQCEDCGQAFTRSNHLQRHRAKHRSCKKEPIPPSSSDE, from the coding sequence ATGGCACAGGTGGACCCGCAGGATGGACAGGGTGAGGCATCTCCTCTCTGCAGCTATGACCCCCGGATGCTACGCATGAACTTGGAGAGTGAGGATGAGGACCATGGACAGGCAGGAGACAAAGAGGGCACTGGTGACACTCGTCAGTGGGCCCATTCAAGGCTCAGCTCCCAAGGGACTCAGGACAAAACTGACTTGCCACGGCAGCATCCGTTCcacaaaaaggaagagaaattctCTGACTCCTTTAGTGCAGGAGTCGTGGGGAAGAAACCCATGGCAATGCCTAGGAAGAAGGCCAGCTGGGAAAGAGACGAGTCAAAGATCACCCTGACTCAGGACTCCCCCAGAGCAAGCACAACTCCCAGTGGCCTCCCCAGCAGCTTCTCACACAAGGGGTTCGGTCAGGTGCAACCTCCTAGGGACCCATTACCTGCTGGCAATGATGGAGACTGGAGGGCAAACCTGGACACTGCTCTAGGTATCCCATCCAACTTCCCTGGTTCTGGAAGATATTACTGTGCACAGAAAGGGGTAGACAAGTCCCCAGACAGCTCCTCTCCAGCTTGTGTCCCCAAGGCGGCGGGCAGTTGGGACCCCTCCACGCAGGAGACACATATACCAGCCCAGGGGTCGGCCACCCCAGCCAACCTGGCAGCGGAGGCGCTGGCCAAAGTGCGGAAGGGCTTTAAGGACCAGAACCCGGCGGGCGCCGGGGAGGGCGGGCAGAGGGAGGCGTGTCCCCACAAGCGCCGGTGGGGCGGGCAGGCCTTCCAGAAGCCGCCTGGCGCCAAGCCTTACGCGTGCGAGCTGTGCGGGAAGGTGTACTCCCACCGGGGCACTCTCCAGCAGCACCAGCGCGTGCACTCGGGCGAACGACCCTACCGGTGCCCCTTCTGCGACAAAGCCTACACGTGGTCCTCGGACCACCGCAAGCACATCCGCACGCACACGGGCGAGAAACCCTACCCTTGCCCGGACTGCGGCAAGGCCTTCGTGCGCTCCTCCGATCTGCGCAAACACCAGCGCAACATGCACAGCAACGACAAGCCCTTCCCGTGTGCCGAGTGCGGCCTGACCTTCAACAAGCCGCTGTCGCTGCTGCGCCACCAGCGCACGCACCTGGGCGAGAAGCCCTTCCGCTGCCCCACCTGCGACCGGCAGTTCGCCGTGGCCAGTCGGATGATGGAGCACCAACGCGTGCACTCGGGCGAGcggcccttcccctgccccacctgcGGCAAGTGCTTCACCAAATCCTCCAACCTGATCGAGCACCAGACGCTGCACACGGGCCAGAGGCCCTTCAAGTGCGCCGACTGCGGCGTGGCCTTTGCGCAGCCCTCGCGCCTCGCGCGCCACCAGCGCATCCACACGGGCGAGAGGCCCTTTCCTTGCGCGCAGTGTGGCCAGGCCTTTGCGCGCTCCTCCACCCTGAAGCGGCACCAACAGATCCACTCCGGGAAGAAGGGGTTCCTCTGCGCCGAGTGCGGCAGGGCTTTCCGCATTGCCTCGGAGCTGGCCCAGCACATTTGGGTGCACAACGGGGAGAGGCCCTACCAGTGTGAGGACTGCGGCCAGGCCTTCACCCGCTCCAACCACCTCCAACGACACCGAGCCAAGCACCGCAGCTGCAAGAAGGAGCCCATCCCCCCCTCCTCCTCGGACGAGTGA